The Ictalurus furcatus strain D&B chromosome 23, Billie_1.0, whole genome shotgun sequence genome includes the window AAGAAGGTTTAACATCTGGATGACTCTGGGAAAGGTTAGGTTTTCTTATTGCAGTATTCTTTCTGCTATGCTGACATTTCTGCAGAGCTATGTTGATTGCCACAGGCTGCTAAAATGAAATTGTATTGCATGATgtgtctctttttaaaaataaataaataaataaaataattttaaactcGTATCCTTTTCTCACAGCAGGTCCATTGACAGAAGTTTGTAAGGCTGCATTCTCATGGCGGCTACCTCCCAGCTGTTTCGGGTAATCCATGGCAGGGGGTTTGGTTGTCCTTGGGTGCCATCTGTTTTGTGCCACGCCTGCTTCCAAGTCCATCATCCATGCAAAAGTGTCTACCAACCAAATGCGACTTCAGATCCAATTCAGCCCCTATTGCGGAGTTACAGGACGTCAGCTGCACAGCTCACGTACTACCTCACACCACCTCAGGTGAACAGCATCCTAAAGGCCAATGAGTACAGCTTCAAAGTGCCTGAGTTCGATGGCAAAAACCTCAGCTCAGTCATGGGGTTTGATAGTAATCAACTCCCAGCCAACGCACCTATTGAGGACCGGCGCAGTGCAGCAACGTGCTTGCGGACACGTGGCATGCTCTACGGTGTCTTTGATGGGCATGCAGGCTGTGCCTGTGCCCAGGCATTGAGTGAGAGGCTCTTCTACTACATAGCCGTGGCCATGCTGCCACACGAGACACTTTCTGAGCTCGAGAGCGCTGTGGAGAGTGGCCGGCCCCTTCAGGCTATCCTGCAGTGGCACAAGCACCCAAATGACTACTTCAGCCGTGAGGCATCGCTCCTCTATTTCAACAGCTTGCGCACATACTGGCAAGAGCTGCTGGACCTAAGCACTCCTGGAGAACACCCTGATGTGGCTGAGGTGCTCGTGAGCGCCTTCAAACGCCTGGACAATGACATCTCTTTGGAGGCACAGGTGGGGGATGCCAGTGCCTTCCTGCACTATTGGGTGTTACGTGTGGCCTTCTCAGGTGCAACAGCATGCGTGGCACATGTAGACGGTGCTGATTTGCATGTGGCAAATGCAGGTGATGGACGTGCTGTTCTCGGTGTGCAGGAGCCTGATGGCTCGTTCTCTGCACTGACCCTCTCCAATGACCACAGTGCACAGAATGAGGCCGAGGTTCGCCGTGTACGCGCTGAGCACCCGCATGCTGAAGCCAAGACAGTGGTGAGGCAGGACAGGCTGCTTGGTCTCCTCATGCCGTTTCGTGCATTCGGTGATGTCAAGTTCAAGTGGAGTGTGGAACTGCAGCGGCGCGTGCTCGAGTCTGGCCCAGACCAACTTCACGAGAACGAGCATGCCAAATTTGTGCCACCCAACTACCACACACCACCGTACCTGACCGCTGAGCCTGAGGTGACGTATCACCGGCTTCGGCCACAAGACCGCTTCCTGGTACTTGGTTCGGACGGATTGTGGGAGACCCTGCACCGGCAAGAGGTGGTGCGTATCGTGGGCGAGCACCTGACTGGAGTGCACCAGCAGCAACCCATCAGTGTGGGCGGCTACAAGGTCACCCTGGGCCAAATGCAGGGGCTTCTGCATGAGAGGAAGGCACGTGTCTCCTCCACGTTTCAAGACCAGAACGCAGCCACACACCTGATTCGCCATGCTGTGGGCAGTAATGAATTTGGCATGGTGGATCATGAGAGGCTATCCAAGATGCTCAGCTTGCCAGAGGAACTAGCCCGCATGTACAGAGATGATATCACCATTATTATAGTGCAGTTTAACCCACACGTCATAGGCGCTCAGCAGAACTGAATGTACACCCCCCCCCATTCCTTTTGTTTCTGTTA containing:
- the pdp1 gene encoding pyruvate dehydrogenase phosphatase catalytic subunit 1, which produces MAATSQLFRVIHGRGFGCPWVPSVLCHACFQVHHPCKSVYQPNATSDPIQPLLRSYRTSAAQLTYYLTPPQVNSILKANEYSFKVPEFDGKNLSSVMGFDSNQLPANAPIEDRRSAATCLRTRGMLYGVFDGHAGCACAQALSERLFYYIAVAMLPHETLSELESAVESGRPLQAILQWHKHPNDYFSREASLLYFNSLRTYWQELLDLSTPGEHPDVAEVLVSAFKRLDNDISLEAQVGDASAFLHYWVLRVAFSGATACVAHVDGADLHVANAGDGRAVLGVQEPDGSFSALTLSNDHSAQNEAEVRRVRAEHPHAEAKTVVRQDRLLGLLMPFRAFGDVKFKWSVELQRRVLESGPDQLHENEHAKFVPPNYHTPPYLTAEPEVTYHRLRPQDRFLVLGSDGLWETLHRQEVVRIVGEHLTGVHQQQPISVGGYKVTLGQMQGLLHERKARVSSTFQDQNAATHLIRHAVGSNEFGMVDHERLSKMLSLPEELARMYRDDITIIIVQFNPHVIGAQQN